A genomic region of Candidozyma auris chromosome 5, complete sequence contains the following coding sequences:
- a CDS encoding cytochrome-b5 reductase, with the protein MEDKRDLLKQPLHGIYIPIGLILFGTALFGLQYLPYSIGFIVIVCSWNFYEAWNRRQSVEPVRWNELELIDKTVISRNSAIYRFKLNHEDEVLNVPTGHNVACCFTIDGKDEIRYYTPISNRFDTGFFDLLVKSYPQGKVSRKFASLKEGQTVLFRGPVGRLEYKTNMAKEIGLVAGGSGITPILQVITQVITTPEDTTKLSLIYANETANDILLKAELDEIARKYPHFKVHYTLTNPPADWTGSTGYVTKEMVQEHLPPASPDNRLFICGPPEMKRSMMEISESLGWEKTTMKSAPTDQVFCF; encoded by the coding sequence ATGGAAGACAAAAGAGATTTGTTAAAACAGCCGCTTCACGGGATCTACATTCCCATCGGCCtcattctctttggcaCTGCCCTTTTTGGCTTGCAGTACCTTCCCTACAGTATAGGATTTATCGTCATTGTGTGTCTGTGGAATTTCTATGAAGCCTGGAACAGACGCCAGTCAGTGGAGCCTGTGCGTTGGAATGAGTTAGAACTAATTGACAAGACGGTCATCTCGAGAAACTCGGCCATTTACAGGTTCAAGCTCAACCACGAGGATGAGGTGCTCAACGTTCCCACTGGGCACAATGTAGCGTGCTGCTTCACCATTGATGGCAAGGACGAAATCCGGTACTATACACCCATTTCCAACCGCTTTGATACGGGATTCTTCGATTTACTTGTTAAGTCGTATCCTCAGGGAAAAGTCCTGAGGAAGTTTGCATCGCTCAAAGAGGGACAGACAGTGCTCTTCAGAGGACCTGTGGGTAGATTGGAATACAAGACCAATATGGCCAAAGAAATTGGATTGGTTGCAGGCGGCTCGGGCATAACCCCCATTTTGCAAGTGATCACTCAGGTCATCACCACCCCCGAGGATACCACCAAGCTCTCGCTAATTTATGCCAACGAGACGGCCAATGATATCTTATTGAAGGCAGAGTTGGACGAAATCGCTAGAAAATATCCTCATTTTAAAGTTCATTACACCTTGACGAACCCTCCAGCAGATTGGACGGGCTCCACAGGGTACGTTACTAAAGAAATGGTGCAAGAGCACTTACCGCCCGCGTCACCAGACAATAGACTCTTTATCTGCGGCCCACCAGAGATGAAGCGCAGCATGATGGAGATTTCTGAGAGCTTGGGGTGGGAAAAAACCACGATGAAGTCAGCCCCTACCGACCAGGTGTTCTGCTTTTAG
- the ERG13 gene encoding hydroxymethylglutaryl-CoA synthase, with protein sequence MPQNIGIKAIEVYIPQNYVNQAELEKFDNIPQGKYTIGLGQTNMAFVSDREDIYSLCLTVTSRLLKNYNVDPKNIGRLEVGTETLLDKSKSVKSVLMQLFGDNDDIEGVDTINACYGGTSAVINAVNWIESSSWDGRDAIVVAGDIAIYSQGAARPTGGVGSVALLIGPDAPLVFDATRGSHMEHAWDFYKPDFTSEYPVVDGHFSLTCYTKSLDHAYRNYSKKVTKDANKTVGLLDYFDYSAFHVPTCKLVTKCFARMLYNDFKSNPDAFKDKLSPEVFEEVSNISYEQSLTDRNLEKVFLGLAKEESNKRVTPALKVATNTGNMYTASCWSSLASILYFVGNDALQGKKISVYSYGSGLASTLLSLNVVGDISSITKVLDLEHKLNGGRTQKTPQQYVDAIELREKIHLQKNYKPTGSLDDIASGVYYLKEITDKFQRIYEVKQ encoded by the coding sequence ATGCCCCAGAACATCGGTATCAAGGCCATCGAGGTCTACATCCCCCAGAACTATGTCAATCAGGCCGAACTAGAAAAATTTGATAACATTCCTCAGGGAAAATACACTATTGGCTTGGGCCAGACCAACATGGCATTTGTCTCTGATAGAGAGGATATCTACTCGCTTTGCTTGACGGTGACCTCTCGTTTGTTGAAAAACTACAACGTCGACCCAAAGAACATTGGTCGTTTGGAAGTCGGCACTGAGACGTTGTTGGACAAGTCCAAGTCTGTGAAATCGGTGTTGATGCAGCTCTTCGGTGACAACGACGACATTGAAGGCGTCGACACGATCAACGCTTGTTACGGTGGTACTTCTGCTGTGATCAACGCAGTCAACTGGATTGAGTCGTCCTCTTGGGACGGCAGAGACGCCATTGTCGTTGCTGGTGACATTGCCATTTACTCTCAGGGCGCTGCCAGACCAACTGGTGGTGTGGGCTCTGTGGCGCTTCTCATTGGTCCAGACGCCCCCTTGGTGTTTGACGCCACCAGAGGCTCTCACATGGAACACGCCTGGGACTTCTACAAGCCCGACTTCACGTCTGAGTACCCTGTTGTTGACGGCCATTTCTCCTTGACGTGCTACACCAAGTCATTGGACCACGCCTACAGAAACTactccaagaaggtcaCCAAAGACGCCAACAAGACCGTGGGATTGTTGGACTACTTTGACTACTCGGCATTCCACGTGCCCACTTGCAAGTTGGTCACCAAGTGTTTTGCCCGTATGTTGTATAACGACTTCAAGTCAAACCCTGACGCGTTTAAAGACAAGCTCTCGCCAGAGGTGTTTGAGGAAGTCTCCAACATCTCATACGAACAATCCTTGACCGACAGaaacttggagaaggtgtTTTTGGGCCTTGCCAAGGAGGAGTCCAACAAGAGAGTCACTCCTGCTTTGAAGGTGGCCACCAACACCGGTAACATGTACACTGCCTCGTGCTGGTCCTCGTTGGCTTCGATCTTGTATTTTGTTGGCAACGACGCGTTGCAGGGCAAGAAGATCTCTGTGTACTCGTACGGTTCTGGTCTCGCCTCCACTCTTTTGTCCCTCAATGTTGTGGGCGACATCTCCTCAATTACCAAGGTTTTGGACTTGGAGCACAAGTTGAATGGCGGCAGAACCCAAAAGACTCCTCAGCAGTATGTTGACGCCATTGAGTTGAGAGAAAAGATTCACTTGCAGAAGAATTACAAGCCTACTGGTTCCCTCGACGACATTGCATCTGGCGTGTactacttgaaggagattaCCGACAAATTCCAGAGAATTTACGAGGTGAAGCAGTGA
- the TUB1 gene encoding alpha-tubulin: MREVISINVGQAGCQIGNACWELYSQEHGIRSDGYLQEGLDRPKGGEEGFATFFSETGSGKYVPRALYVDLEPNVIDEVRTGAYKDLFHPEQLIAGKEDAANNYARGHYTVGREILDDVLDRIRRMSDQCEGLQGFLFTHSLGGGTGSGLGSLLLEQLSIDYGKKSKLEFAVYPAPQVSTSVVEPYNTVLTTHTTLEHADCTFMVDNEAIYDMCRKNLGISRPNFNSLNSLIAQVVSSVTASLRFDGSLNVDLNEFQTNLVPYPRIHFPLVSYAPVFSKTRANHESNSVSEITASCFEPGNQLVKCDPRVGKYMATCLLYRGDVVTRDVQNSVAQIKAKKTVQLVDWCPTGFKIGICYQPPTAIEGSELASAKRAVCMLSNTTAIAEAWKRIDKKFDLMYSKRAFVHWYVGEGMEEGEFTEAREDLAALERDYEEVGTDSFPEEEEEY, from the exons ATGAGAGAAGTTATTAGTATTAACG TCGGCCAGGCCGGTTGTCAGATCGGTAACGCCTGTTGGGAATTATACTCCCAGGAACACGGGATCAGATCAGATGGATACCTTCAAGAAGGATTGGACAGACCTAAAGGTGGCGAAGAGGGATTCGCGACTTTTTTCTCCGAAACAGGCTCGGGCAAGTACGTGCCTAGAGCATTGTACGTGGATTTGGAGCCAAACGTGATAGACGAGGTTCGTACGGGCGCCTACAAGGATTTGTTTCACCCAGAGCAGTTGATTGCCGGTAAAGAAGATGCGGCGAACAACTACGCTCGTGGCCACTACACAGTGGGCAGAGAGATCTTGGACGACGTGTTGGACCGCATCAGAAGAATGTCGGACCAGTGTGAGGGTTTGCAAGGTTTCCTCTTCACTCACTCGTTGGGTGGTGGTACCGGTTCTGGTTTGGGCTCCTTGCTTTTGGAGCAATTGTCCATTGACTACGGCAAAAAGTCCAAGTTGGAATTCGCCGTTTACCCAGCTCCTCAGGTGTCGACTTCCGTTGTCGAACCTTACAATACCGTGTTGACCACCCATACCACGTTGGAACACGCTGACTGTACCTTCATGGTGGACAATGAGGCCATCTACGACATGTGCCGCAAGAACTTAGGCATTTCGAGACCAAACTTCAACTCGTTGAACTCATTGATTGCCCAAGTTGTCTCGTCAGTGACAGCATCCTTGAGATTCGATGGCTCTTTGAACGTCGACTTGAACGAGTTCCAGACGAACTTGGTGCCATATCCAAGAATCCATTTCCCCTTGGTGTCGTATGCGCCTGTTTTCTCCAAGACTAGAGCCAACCACGAGTCCAACTCTGTTTCCGAAATCACTGCCTCCTGTTTTGAACCAGGCAACCAGTTGGTCAAGTGCGACCCTCGTGTGGGTAAGTACATGGCTACTTGCTTGTTGTACAGGGGTGATGTTGTGACCAGAGACGTGCAGAACTCGGTTGCTCAAATCAAGGCTAAGAAGACAGTCCAGTTGGTCGACTGGTGTCCTACCGGTTTCAAGATTGGTATCTGTTACCAACCACCTACTGCCATTGAAGGATCTGAATTGGCCTCCGCCAAGAGAGCCGTGTGTATGTTGTCTAACACCACTGCCATTGCCGAGGCATGGAAGAGAATCGACAAGAAGTTCGACTTGATGTACTCCAAGAGAGCGTTTGTGCACTGGtatgttggtgaaggtaTGGAAGAAGGCGAATTCACAGAGGCCAGAGAGGACTTGGCTGCTTTGGAAAGAGATTACGAAGAGGTGGGCACCGACTCTTTCccagaggaagaagaggagtATTAA
- a CDS encoding pyridoxine 4-dehydrogenase — MSVQLPGKFAYGTMSMTWTPEPISHEQAFECLSHVIEKHGVNFIVGGEFYGPDDANMKMTEEFWKKYGDKYPDLIVSLKAGFNLEKFCPDGSQESVAKSIKQFASHFPKEKSKRPKLIFEVARVDPTISYDKTIGYISEFVKQGVIDGISISEVGAGSIQKAISVAPISAIEVEFHLLCEDILTNGVLAEAAKHDIPVIAYSPLCRGFLTEFAINDLDNFYKLSNRPGDVRANCDKFVGDNFWHNAKRVKALQEFAHKKGTTLESLSLSWIIAVGGQENFFGIPKLPKIMPITSGTSASKIDRNLGSPVQLTRADLEEINKINEAHPVKGYRYTKEAEALSFA; from the coding sequence atgtcgGTTCAACTCCCAGGTAAATTCGCTTACGGTACCATGTCCATGACTTGGACTCCAGAGCCCATCTCCCATGAGCAAGCTTTTGAGTGCTTGCTGCACGTAATTGAGAAACATGGTGTCAATTTCATTGTTGGAGGTGAGTTCTATGGACCAGACGATGCTAACATGAAGATGACCGAAGAGTTCTGGAAGAAATACGGTGACAAGTACCCAGACTTGATTGTGTCGTTGAAGGCTGGtttcaacttggagaagttctgCCCTGACGGGTCTCAGGAGTCGGTGGCCAAGTCTATTAAACAGTTTGCTTCTCACTTCCCCAAGGAGAAGTCTAAGAGACCAAAGTTGATCTTCGAGGTTGCCAGAGTCGACCCAACTATCTCTTACGACAAGACCATTGGGTACATCAGTGAATTTGTGAAGCAGGGCGTCATTGACGGTATTTCCATTTCTGAGGTTGGTGCAGGCTCCATCCAGAAGGCCATCTCTGTGGCTCCAATTTCCGCCATTGAGGTTGAATTCCACTTGTTGTGTGAAGACATTCTCACCAACGGTGTGTTGGCAGAGGCTGCTAAACACGACATCCCCGTGATTGCTTACTCGCCATTGTGCCGTGGCTTCCTCACTGAGTTTGCCATCAACGATCTTGATAACTTCTACAAGTTGAGCAACAGACCTGGTGATGTCAGAGCCAACTGTGACAAGTTTGTTGGCGACAACTTCTGGCACAACGCCAAGAGAGTCAAGGCATTGCAGGAGTTTGCTCACAAGAAGGGCACGACCTTGGAATCCTTGTCCTTGTCGTGGATCATCGCTGTTGGTGGCCAAGAGAACTTCTTCGGTATCCCCAAGCTTCCTAAGATCATGCCAATCACCTCCGGTACAAGTGCGCTGAAGATCGACCGTAACTTGGGCTCCCCAGTTCAGTTGACCAGAGCTGActtggaggagatcaacaagatcaacgagGCCCACCCAGTCAAGGGTTACCGTTACACCAAGGAGGCCGAGGCTCTCAGCTTTGCTTAA
- the ALO1 gene encoding D-arabinono-1,4-lactone oxidase, translated as MSLPPSLQPFVTRKVFHRTWAGTFYCKPQAIFQPTNEKEIVELINQARRLGKTIMTVGSGHSPSDLTMTNEWLCNLDKFDKVLKQEEFYGPSDSGKQVKYVDLTVEAGIRIYQLNEYLKEHSLAIQNLGSISDQSIAGLISTGTHGSSQYHGLVAQQVVSLVVANSEGKLIECSSVKNEKLFRAALLSLGKIGIITQVTLRAVPRYTIKSKQEIIKFTTLLREWDSIWLDSEFIRIWWFPYSGNCVCWRASKSEDPLSDPRPSWYGTFFGRLFYESLLWVSVKICPKLTPWVEKFVFKQQYGDVETLGKGDVAVQNSVEGLNMDCLFSQFVNEWSAPLIEGIDILTELNEKIQDAAKKGDFYVHAPIEVRCSNVTYSDKPFVDAEGKPSLHPPQEWLAKRSPVSAGPIPGNNLRPFLDNSPEGLPYEADLSKVKNDQLTLFINATMYRPFGFNVPTHKWYQIFEDAMSRAGGKPHWAKNFIGLSGDHHDEEDLKTQLNFGGKKFYSMLGFDPVMKKWFGPSLEAYNEIRREMDPHGVFLSGKAWAVRNGILIE; from the coding sequence ATGTCTTTACCACCGTCGCTTCAGCCCTTCGTTACTAGGAAGGTGTTCCACAGGACGTGGGCAGGAACGTTTTACTGTAAGCCGCAGGCTATTTTCCAGCCTacaaatgaaaaagagattgtCGAGTTGATCAACCAGGCGAGGAGGCTTGGGAAGACCATCATGACGGTTGGCTCCGGTCATTCTCCTTCCGACTTGACCATGACCAACGAGTGGTTGTGCAATTTGGATAAATTTGATAAGGTGCTTAAGCAGGAGGAGTTTTATGGACCTTCAGATTCGGGCAAACAGGTGAAGTATGTGGACTTGACTGTGGAAGCCGGTATCCGGATCTACCAGCTTAATGAGTACTTGAAGGAACACAGTTTGGCGATCCAGAACTTGGGTTCTATATCTGACCAGTCGATTGCTGGGCTCATTTCCACAGGAACCCACGGCTCGTCGCAATACCACGGGTTGGTTGCTCAGCAGGTGGTTTCTTTGGTTGTGGCCAACTCTGAGGGTAAGCTCATTGAGTGTTCGTCTGTGAAGAACGAGAAATTGTTCAGAGCAGCTCTTTTGTCGTTGGGCAAAATCGGTATCATCACTCAGGTGACGTTGAGAGCGGTTCCTAGATACACCATCAAGTCGAAGCaggagatcatcaagttcacCACACTTTTGCGTGAGTGGGACTCGATCTGGTTGGATTCGGAATTTATCAGAATCTGGTGGTTTCCTTACTCCGGAAACTGTGTGTGCTGGAGAGCTTCTAAGTCAGAAGACCCTTTGAGCGATCCCCGTCCTTCGTGGTATGGTACTTTCTTTGGCAGACTCTTTTACGAGTCGCTCTTATGGGTTTCTGTCAAAATCTGCCCAAAGCTCACTCCATGGGTCGAGAAATTCGTGTTTAAACAACAATATGGCGATGTAGAGACGTTGGGCAAGGGTGACGTGGCTGTCCAGAACTCAGTTGAGGGGCTCAACATGGACTGCTTGTTCTCACAGTTTGTGAATGAGTGGTCAGCACCTTTGATCGAAGGTATCGATATTTTGACTGAATTGAACGAAAAAATCCAGGACGCCGCTAAAAAGGGTGACTTTTATGTCCATGCTCCAATTGAAGTGAGATGCTCTAACGTGACTTATTCTGATAAAccttttgttgatgctgaaGGTAAACCTTCCTTGCACCCACCTCAAGAATGGTTAGCCAAGAGGAGCCCTGTGAGCGCTGGTCCAATTCCAGGAAACAATTTAAGACCATTTTTGGACAACTCCCCGGAAGGGTTGCCTTACGAGGCAGATCTTTCGAAGGTAAAGAACGATCAGTTGACTCTTTTTATCAATGCCACAATGTATAGACCATTCGGTTTCAACGTGCCAACCCACAAATGGTAccaaatttttgaagacgcTATGAGCCGTGCGGGCGGCAAGCCACACTGGGCAAAGAACTTCATTGGTTTGTCTGGTGATCATCATGACGAAGAGGATTTGAAGACTCAGTTGAACTTCGGTGGAAAGAAGTTCTACTCCATGCTCGGCTTCGACCCTgtgatgaagaagtggTTTGGGCCCAGCTTAGAAGCATACAATGAGATTAGAAGAGAGATGGACCCACACGGGGTGTTCTTGAGTGGAAAAGCGTGGGCTGTTAGAAACGGAATCTTAATAGAATAG